The following coding sequences are from one Peromyscus eremicus chromosome X, PerEre_H2_v1, whole genome shotgun sequence window:
- the LOC131899540 gene encoding nuclear RNA export factor 2-like, which yields MDDNRVFRGRKKNLSYNRHTFDRKNHHFEHYGVPYSMGPKWRRRKYSDEDQIFLTVWDDDKPEASEIGLDAENGTLASWFKVTIPNGRKYEKTWLINSMQDLCNVPVIPVDFHYDKHRARFFVQDPTAAYALKDISHKICDETSQKIPIFVSPSVVPYSVRNKFTSEQMDQLKVTVMKRYDASQRALDLQKFRFDQDLMNSDIDMMLNRRSCMVATLQIIQSNIPELLALNLCNNKLYQLDGLSDVVEKAPQVKILNLSKNKLKSVWELEKVKELNLEELWLEGNPFCNHFMDQSDYISAIRDLFPKLLRLDGKELLISTGMDIEVPQLSKETCTESELIKNLVLQFLKEYYLFYDNGDRLRLIDAYHDEACFSLAISFNFSDPNLSNLEEYFKHNRDIKKLQDSYMRMQLLKHTKRDIVDSLSLLPKTQHDLCSFWVDVCCHTDMMLCFSVNGLFKEVEGKCQGCVRAFTRIFIATHYSNSRICIMNDELIVRNASPKEIQNAFISLPTANASSKSPLSEEQQEMVKSFSMQSKMKLNWSQKCLEDNGWDYNKAAEIFTVLQNEGKIPKDFFE from the exons ATGGATGATAACCGTGTttttagaggaagaaagaaaaatttgagtTATAACAGACATACATTTGACAGAAAGAACCATCATTTTGAGCATTATGG tGTTCCTTATTCCATGGGACCCaaatggagaagaagaaaatacagTGATGAAGACCAAATCTTTCTAACTGTGTGGGATGATGATAAACCAGAGGCGAGTGAAATAGGTCTGGATGCTGAAAATGGAACCCTGGCGAGCTGGTTCAAGGTCACA ATTCCCAATGGAAGAAAGTATGAGAAGACATGGCTAATCAATTCAATGCAGGACCTCTGCAATGTGCCCGTCATCCCTGTTGAT TTCCACTATGACAAACACCGGGCCCGGTTTTTTGTCCAGGATCCTACCGCTGCCTATGCATTGAAGGATATCAGCCACAAGATTTGTGATGAGACAAGCCAAAAG ATACCTATCTTTGTCAGTCCTTCTGTTGTACCCTATTCTGTGCGGAATAAGTTCACATCAGAACAAATGGACCAGCTAAAG GTGACTGTGATGAAACGATATGATGCCTCTCAGAGAGCTCTGGACCTCCAGAAGTTCCGCTTTGACCAAG ACTTGATGAACAGTGACATTGACATGATGCTGAATCGAAGAAGCTGCATGGTTGCCACACTGCAGATCATTCAAAGCAATATCCCTGAA ctgttggccttgaacttgtgcaaCAACAAATTGTACCAGCTGGATGGGCTGTCTGATGTGGTAGAGAAGGCCCCCCAAGTTAAGATTCTGAACCTCTCCAAAAATAAA TTGAAATCAgtttgggagctggagaaggTGAAAGAGCTGAATCTGGAAGAGCTGTGGCTAGAGGGAAACCCCTTCTGCAACCACTTCATGGATCAATCTGACTACATAAG TGCCATACGGGACCTGTTTCCCAAGTTGTTACGCCTG gATGGTAAGGAGCTATTAATATCAACAGGAATGGACATAGAAGTCCCCCAATTAAGCAAG GAAACATGTACAGAATCTGAACTCATAAAAAACCTAGTTCTACAATTTCTGAAGGA ATACTACTTGTTTTATGACAATGGAGATCGACTTCGGCTCATCGATGCTTACCATGATGAGGCCTGCTTTTCCCTGGCCATTTCTTTCAACTTCAGTGACCCAAACCT GAGTAACCTGGAAGAGTATTTCAAACATAACAGAGATATAAAGAAGCTGCAAGACTCAT ATATGCGAATGCAGTTGCTGAAGCACACAAAACGTGACATTGTGGACTCTCTCAGTTTGTTGCCCAAAACTCAGCATGACTTGTGCTCTTTCTGGGTGGACGTGTGTTGCCACACA GATATGATGCTCTGTTTTTCTGTCAATGGGTTGTTCAAGGAAG TGGAAGGAAAATGTCAAGGCTGTGTTCGTGCCTTCACGAGGATCTTCATTGCTACCCATTACAGCAATTCAAG AATATGCATCATGAATGATGAGCTGATTGTGAGGAATGCCAGCCCCAAAGAGATCCAGAATGCCTTTATCTCATTGCCCACAGCCAACGCTTCTTCCAAGTCTCccctctctgaagagcagcaagaaaTGGTGAAATCTTTCTCCATGCAGTCTAAGATGAAACTTAATTGGTCTCAGAA GTGCCTTGAAGACAACGGCTGGGACTACAACAAAGCTGCTGAGATCTTCACTGTTCTTCAG AATGAGGGCAAGATCCCAAAGGACTTCTTCGAATAA